One segment of Solanum lycopersicum chromosome 1, SLM_r2.1 DNA contains the following:
- the LOC138344248 gene encoding uncharacterized protein produces the protein MTVQWYIRNTRDRKYIEKIAQALVTGTDDFTIRVRICRMWNTINLKKNGELISMDMIFIDEKGNLMHGIIRKNQVNRFKDKLNEGSVFIIKNFKVVESIGGYRPVQNSLKIIFFASTAIKNLSEDIVEIPVNGFEFINPDVIDSRMLLVVYMELVISRVLVQKWKKRDIHILTDYLPREEEMFLNRMDIKELLEAEWRSELQEYIVTVKSKIIEIHNYFGWYKIHLKVTDRTGDTTFILFNAVAEKLLDTSAHKLFNKLTTANNDVPVQVQSLCGKEFVFKLRLNHYNLKEGLENFTISKLWIPDDNLEVQYKLRKEEKGKNLSKNEIDPKDQGTNGLTKQMVSVDVLLTDLEDYEDEVHVTNGAKSRKRRNLIIDDEELSVQNTNKVKK, from the exons ATGACTGTCCAATGGTATATCAGAAATACTAGAGACAGAAAGTACATTGAAAAGATTGCACAAG CATTGGTTACCGGTACAGATGATTTTACAATAAGAGTAAGAATTTGTAGAATGTGGAACACCATTAATCTCAAGAAAAATGGTGAGCTTATCAGTATGGATATGATATTTATCGATGAAAAG GGTAATTTGATGCATGgtataattagaaaaaatcaGGTTAACAGGTTCAAAGACAAGTTGAATGAAGGTTCTGTATttatcatcaagaacttcaaagtTGTTGAAAGCATTGGGGGATATAGACCTGTTCAAAActcattaaaaatcattttctttgcCTCAACTGCAATCAAGAATTTGTCTGAAGATATTGTTGAAATTCCAGTAAACggttttgaatttattaatcCAGATGTGATTGACTCAAGG ATGTTGTTGGTTGTTTATATGGAATTGGTGATATCGAGAGTGTTGGTTCAAAAATGGAAGAAGAGGGATATCCACATTCTTACTGATTA TCTTCCTCGTGAGGAAGAGATGTTTTTGAACCGTATGGACATTAAGGAGTTGTTGGAGGCTGAGTGGAGATCTGAACTACAG GAATACATTGTTACAGTGAAGAGCAAGAtaatagaaatacataactattTTGGTTG GTACAAGATACACCTAAAAGTGACAGATAGGACCGGAGACACtacttttatcttatttaatgcGGTGGCTGAGAAACTCCTTGATACATCAGCTCACAAGTTGTTCAACAAGCTTACTACAGCTAACAATGATGTGCCTGTCCAAGTCCAAAGCCTTTGCGGGAAAGAATTTGTTTTTAAACTGAGATTAAATCACTATAATTTGAAAGAAGGTCTTGAGAATTTTACAATATCAAAGCTTTGGATTCCAGATGATAATTTGGAAGTACAATACAAACTAAGGAAAGAAGAAAAG GGGAAGAACTTAtccaaaaatgaaattgacccaaAAGATCAGGGAACCAACGGATTGACCAAACAGATG GTATCTGTTGATGTATTGTTGACTGACTTGGAAGATTATGAGGATGAAGTACATGTAACTAATGGTGCTAAGAGTAGAAAACGAAGAAACCTAATCATAGATGATGAGGAATTAAGCGTTCAAAACACAAATAAGGTCAAGAAGTAA
- the LOC101267552 gene encoding galactokinase, with the protein MARHEELPIPIFSDLEPVYGSGSQLEEAQLRFKNLKAKFIDLFGQSPHVYARSPGRVNLIGEHIDYEGYSVLPMAIRQDTIVAIRKHDSSEPQKLLRIANVNSDKYSLCTYPADPLQEVDLKNHRWGHYFICGYKGFYEYAKLKGIDVGKPVGLDVIVDGTVPTGSGLSSSAAFVCSSFIAIMASIGVNMPKKEIAQLTCECERHIGTQSGGMDQAISVMAKSGFAELIDFNPIRATDVQLPDGGTFVIAHSLAESQKAVTAAVNYNNRVVECRLAAIVLGIKLGMEPKEAISSVKTLSDVEGLCVSFAGTHSSSDPVLAVKELLHEEPYTSEDVENITKEKVETIFAASPTSLDVLRAAKCYKLHQRAAHVYSEAKRVHAFKDTVSSELSDEDMLKKLGDLMNDSHHSCSVLYECSCPELEELVKICRDNGALGARLTGAGWGGCAVALVKESLVPQFILNLKEQFYQSRIDKGTISKNDLGLFIFASKPSSGAAILKF; encoded by the exons atgGCTAGACACGAGGAATTACCAATTCCAATTTTCTCTGATCTTGAACCTGTTTATGGTAGTGGATCACAGCTTGAAGAGGCTCAACTTCGATTCAAGAATTTGAAAGCCAAGTTTATAGACTTATTTGGCCAATCCCCTCATGTCTACGCTCGATCCCCAG GGAGAGTGAATCTGATTGGAGAACACATAGACTATGAGGGTTACTCTGTTTTGCCTATGGCAATTCGGCAAGATACAATTGTGGCTATACGAAAACACGACTCTAGTGAACCTCAGAAACTTCTTAGAATTGCCAATGTGAATAGTGATAAGTACTCCTTGTGTACTTACCCTGCTGATCCTCTACAG GAGGTTGATCTGAAGAATCACAGATGGGGTCATTATTTCATTTGTGG GTACAAGGGTTTCTATGAATATGCCAAGTTGAAAGGGATAGATGTTGGTAAACCTGTTGGACTTGATGTTATTGTTGATGGTACAGTTCCTACAG GGTCTGGACTTTCGAGCTCTGCAGCATTTGTTTGCTCTTCCTTTATTGCTATAATGGCTTCAATTGGTGTTAACATGCCCAAG AAAGAAATTGCTCAACTCACATGTGAGTGTGAAAGGCACATTGGGACTCAGTCTGGTGGAATGGATCAG GCCATCTCTGTTATGGCAAAATCTGGGTTTGCTGAGCTGATTGACTTCAATCCTATACGTGCAACTGATGTACAACTGCCTGATGGTGGCACTTTTGTGATAGCCCATTCATTAGCTGAATCACAAAAAGCAGTTACTGCTGCAGTTAACTATAATAATCGGGTTGTTGAATGCCGACTAGCTGCT ATTGTACTGGGCATTAAGCTGGGGATGGAACCTAAGGAGGCGATATCTAGTGTAAAAACTCTTTCTGATGTTGAAGGGTTGTGCGTATCATTTGCTGGTACACACAGTTCTTCTGATCCTGTCCTTGCTGTCAAG GAGCTATTGCATGAGGAACCATATACCAGCGAAGATGTTGAGAATATCACCAAGGAAAAGGTGGAAACAATCTTTGCGGCCTCACCAACTTCTTTGGATGTGCTTCGTGCTGCTAAATGTTACAAGTTGCATCAG AGAGCTGCCCATGTATATTCTGAAGCCAAACGTGTGCACGCTTTTAAAGACACCGTGTCGTCAGAATTAAG TGATGAAGACATGTTGAAGAAGTTAGGTGACCTTATGAACGACAGTCACCATAGCTGCAGCGTCCTTTATGAGTGCAG TTGTCCAGAATTAGAAGAACTTGTGAAGATTTGTCGAGATAATGGTGCTCTTGGAGCTAGGCTTACAGGAGCCGGATGGGGTGGTTGTGCAGTGGCTTTGGTGAAAGAGAGTCTTGTTCCACAATTTATACTCAATTTGAAG GAGCAATTTTATCAATCAAGAATTGACAAAGGAACCATCAGTAAGAATGATCTTGGCTTGTTCATTTTTGCATCCAAGCCTTCAAGCGGTGCtgctattttaaaattttag